In Epinephelus fuscoguttatus linkage group LG15, E.fuscoguttatus.final_Chr_v1, a genomic segment contains:
- the LOC125902750 gene encoding inositol monophosphatase 1-like, with translation MADWTDCLNFGISIAKQASEVVLTAFQLQKDVKLKSSPADLVTETDQRVEKILISAIRNRFPQHRFIGEESVAAGERLELTDSPTWIIDPIDGTVNFVHRFPFVAVSIAFTVNKQTEFGIVYSLVEDKLFHAQRGRGAFLNGEPLHASAQEDISSCVVVTEIGAERDDLALSTMTSNIFRLLKLPVHGIRALGTAAVDMCQVATGGADAYYHIGMHCWDIAASAIIVQEAGGVVMDTDGSEFDMMSRRVIAASSAAVANRIAQVVEAFPCRRDDDDLCRCVCGASGVNGV, from the exons atggctGACTGGACAGACTGTCTGAACTTCGGCATCTCCATCGCCAAACAGGCCAGTGAG GTCGTCCTGACGGCGTTTCAACTGCAGAAAGATGTGAAACTGAAAAGTTCTCCAGCTGATCTGGTCACAGAGACTGACCAGCGGGTTGAGAAGATCCTCATCTCTGCCATCAGGAACCGATTCCCACAGCACAG GTTCATCGGGGAGGAATCTGTAGCTGCGGGTGAGCGTCTGGAGCTGACTGACAGCCCCACCTGGATCATCGACCCCATCGACGGGACTGTGAACTTTGTACACAG GTTTCCTTTTGTGGCTGTCTCCATTGCCTTCACTGTCAACAAGCAG acGGAGTTTGGGATTGTTTACAGCTTAGTGGAGGACAAACTCTTCCACgctcagagaggaagaggagcgtTCCTGAACGGAGAACCGCTGCATGCGTCTGCACAAGAAg ACATCAGCAGCTGTGTGGTGGTGACAGAGATCGGGGCGGAGCGTGACGACCTTGCTTTGTCCACCATGACCTCCAACATCTTCAGACTGTTGAAACTGCCGGTACACGG AATCCGTGCATTGGGAACGGCAGCGGTTGACATGTGTCAGGTGGCGACAGGCGGAGCTGACGCCTATTACCACATTGGGATGCACTGCTGGGACATCGCTGCATCAGCCATCATCGTACAGGAGGCCGGAGGCGTGGTAATGGATACTGACG GCTCAGAGTTCGACATGATGTCACGGAGGGTCATCGCTGCCAGCTCTGCCGCTGTGGCTAATCGTATCGCTCAGGTTGTTGAGGCGTTTCCCTGTCGCCGTGACGATGATGACCTGTGCAGATGTGTTTGTGGAGCATCAGGTGTAAACGGCGTGTAg